The following DNA comes from Sphingomonas flavescens.
AAGGTGCCGCGCAAGGCCTTCCTCGAAAGCTACATGGGGCATGAGCTGGACGAGACCTGGCTCGACAGCGTCGCCAAGCTCGACAAGAAATGGGCCGCCTTCGCCGCGTCCGAAGCCGACACGGTCGAGCGCATCCGCAACGAGATCGGCACCATCGCGACCGGCACCGGCACTTCGCTCAGCGAGTTCCGCCGCATCGTCAACCAGGTGCAGAAGGCGGAGCGCGAGGCACGCATCGCGAAAAAGGAAATGGTCGAGGCCAACCTTCGCCTCGTCATCTCCATCGCCAAGAAATACACCAACCGCGGCCTGCAGTTCCTCGACCTCATCCAGGAAGGGAACATCGGCCTGATGAAGGCGGTCGATAAGTTCGAATACCGCCGCGGCTACAAATTCTCGACCTACGCCACCTGGTGGATCCGGCAGGCGATCACCCGCTCGATCGCCGACCAGGCGCGCACCATCCGCATCCCGGTGCACATGATCGAAACGATCAACAAACTGGTCCGCACGGGGCGTCAGTTCCTGCACGAAACCGGCCGCGAAGCGACGCCGGAGGAGCTTGCCGAGCGTCTTTCCATGCCGCTCGAAAAGGTCCGCAAGGTCCTCAAGATCGCCAAGGAGCCGATCAGCCTCGAAACCCCGATCGGCGACGAGGAAGACAGCCACCTCGGCGACTTCATCGAGGACAAGAACGCCGTCATCCCGGTCGACGCCGCGATCCAGTCCAACCTCAAGGAAACGGTGACGCGCGTGCTGGCGTCACTGACCCCGCGTGAGGAGCGCGTTCTCCGCATGCGCTTCGGCATCGGCATGAACACCGATCACACGCTGGAAGAGGTGGGGCAGCAGTTCAGCGTGACCCGCGAGCGTATCCGGCAGATTGAAGCGAAGGCTTTGCGGAAGCTGAAACATCCGTCGCGGTCGCGGAAGATGCGGAGCTTCCTCGACCAGTAAGGTGACGAGCGGCGTCTCAGTTTTCGTCGCGGTTCGCGGCCTGGTGAATTGCCGACGCCTGAGCTTCGCTGTCGAATGAGATTTAGCAGCCCGCTACCGCTCGCGCCGGTCTACCAAAGCGGCGTCGCGTCGTTCCGGCGGATCTTCCGCTCGAGCGAAGGTGCGCTGATCGTCCTGTCTGTCGGAATCGGTATCCTCGCCGGTTTGCTCATGGTTTTCCAGCGGGCGATTGCACATGGCGTGCAGACGCTCATCTACGGCCTCGGCGGCCCGAGCCTCAGCGGTGCAGCGTCAATCAATCCGATCAGCCTGCTCGCTCTCCCGGTCGCCGGTTTCATCCTTGCTCTTGGTTCGCGCGCCGCGGCACGGCGCTGGCGAACGCCGGTCGACGTCGTCGAAGCCAACGCCCTGCACGGCGGCGCCATACCGCTGCGGGACACGCTCATCGTTTGTGCCCAAACGATCGTCTCGAACGGCGCCGGTGCGTCGGTCGGCCTCGAAGCTGCGTACGCGCAGGCCGGCGGCGGGATTGCGTCACAGCTCGGCCGCTGGCTCCGCCTGCGCCGGGCGGATCTACGCATTCTAGTCGGTGCCGGTGCCGGCGCGGCGGTTGGAGCAGCCTTCGGTGCGCCACTCACGGGCGCCTTCTACGCGTTCGAGATCGTTATCGGCGCCTACACGCCCGCGGCCATCGCCCCCGTCGCCGCTGCGTGCCTTTCCGCCGCCGTGCTCGTTCGCCTTGCGGGGGTGGAGGCCTACTTAATCGCGTTGCCCGGTGCCAAAGCCATCACGACGGTCGACTACCTGCTCTACGCCGCGCTCGGTCTGCTCTGCGCCTTCCTCGGCATTGGTATTATGCGGGGCGTCACTTTCCTGGAAAGTCACGTTCGCCGTTCACCGATACCCGAGCTGTGGCGTCCGGCGATTGGCGGCCTCCTCCTGATCCCGCTCGCGCTCATCACCCCGCAGGTCCTCTCAGCGGGTCACGGTGCCTTGCACAGCGATCTGGGCGCCGACGTCGGCCTGCGCTTCATTCTCCTCGTGCTGATCGTGAAGATCGTCGCATCGACCGTCTCGCTCGGCTTCGGCTTTCGCGGCGGCTTGTTCTTTGCGTCGCTGTTCATCGGGTCCCTGGCCGGTCAGCTCTACGCCGGCGCCATCGCGCACCTGCCCTTCTTCGACAGTTTCGACACGTCCGACGCAGCCCTTATCGGCATGGCGGCAATGGCCGTTGCGGTGGTCGGCGGACCGATGACCATGTCGATGCTGGTACTCGAAGTCACCCACGACTTTGCACTGACGAGCGTCGCCATCACCGCGGCGTTGTGCTCCAGCACTTTCGTTCGCGAAACTTTCGGCTTCTCCTTCTCGACCTGGCGTCTTCACACCCGCGGCGAAAACATCCGCAGCGCGCGCGATGTCGGGTGGATGCGTACGCTGACCGTGGGAAAGATGATGCAGCGCGACACCAAGACCGTTCCTGTAAGCACGACGCTGACCGAGTTTCGTCGCCGCTTCCCGCTCGGCTCGACCAGCAAGGTCGTCCTCGTCGACAATGCGAGCCGTTATGCCGGCGTTGTCGAGACGGCCAAGGCATTCGACAGCGCGAATACGGACATCGATGTTGCGGCCCTTGGCACGCTGCGTGACGTGGCCCTCAAGCCCGAGCAAGACGTGCGGTCGGCGATCGAAACCTTCGACCTGAGCGAAGCCGACTATCTCGCGGTGATTGGCGACGACGGCCAAGTGCTTGGTACCTTGTCGGAACACTACGTCCACCGCCGCTACGCCGCCGAGGTCGAGAAGGCCCAACGGGAGATGTTCGGTGAGTGAACCCGAACAGCCGCCCCGCTGGGGGTCGGTCCGAACGCTGCTCATCGGGTGCGCCCTGCTTGCTCTGGTGCTCGGCGGCGCCATCGTCGCGCGGATGGTTTCACCGTCACGGCCAGGGGTGTCGCGCAAGGAAGCGCCTGCGCAGGCGCCGCGGCCGATCGTCCAGATCGTGCGGCAGCAACCCGATCTGCCGGATCTTTCCGACCTGGTCGACCGGACCTGCCCCGCAATCGCGGCCGTCGTTGCTCGCAGTGACCGCGGTGCTGTTCCTGCCGAATCGGCTGCGGGGTTCGCGTATTCGGCAGATGGCTGGATTGTCGCCGAGGCAGGCGCATTACCCGACGGTCCTCTCGATGTCCTGTTTAGCGATGGCACGCGAGCCTCAATCACTGAGACGCGCACAGATCCCGTGACGGGCCTCGTCGTTCTGAAATCGACGGCAAGTCCCGTTGCGCTCGATTTCACGGATCAGCCATTTCCGCGCGTCGGACAGTTGGGCATTCCCCTCACCGCCCCGGCCGGCCACGGTTGCAGCGCCACCACGTCCATGATCGGCAG
Coding sequences within:
- a CDS encoding chloride channel protein, whose product is MRFSSPLPLAPVYQSGVASFRRIFRSSEGALIVLSVGIGILAGLLMVFQRAIAHGVQTLIYGLGGPSLSGAASINPISLLALPVAGFILALGSRAAARRWRTPVDVVEANALHGGAIPLRDTLIVCAQTIVSNGAGASVGLEAAYAQAGGGIASQLGRWLRLRRADLRILVGAGAGAAVGAAFGAPLTGAFYAFEIVIGAYTPAAIAPVAAACLSAAVLVRLAGVEAYLIALPGAKAITTVDYLLYAALGLLCAFLGIGIMRGVTFLESHVRRSPIPELWRPAIGGLLLIPLALITPQVLSAGHGALHSDLGADVGLRFILLVLIVKIVASTVSLGFGFRGGLFFASLFIGSLAGQLYAGAIAHLPFFDSFDTSDAALIGMAAMAVAVVGGPMTMSMLVLEVTHDFALTSVAITAALCSSTFVRETFGFSFSTWRLHTRGENIRSARDVGWMRTLTVGKMMQRDTKTVPVSTTLTEFRRRFPLGSTSKVVLVDNASRYAGVVETAKAFDSANTDIDVAALGTLRDVALKPEQDVRSAIETFDLSEADYLAVIGDDGQVLGTLSEHYVHRRYAAEVEKAQREMFGE
- a CDS encoding PDZ domain-containing protein, which produces MSEPEQPPRWGSVRTLLIGCALLALVLGGAIVARMVSPSRPGVSRKEAPAQAPRPIVQIVRQQPDLPDLSDLVDRTCPAIAAVVARSDRGAVPAESAAGFAYSADGWIVAEAGALPDGPLDVLFSDGTRASITETRTDPVTGLVVLKSTASPVALDFTDQPFPRVGQLGIPLTAPAGHGCSATTSMIGSDFLADGGGPIGYVRLRPTPDTWATGTPIIGSDGRVLAVEVSGEPGAAIPAALAAIVVDELVRDTPSSSVGYGFRTIDFAGPIAGRIGDVRTGAAVAFVEDGSSAQKAGLRAGDIITTVNDQPVSGASELSRLLDGAKSQVTLGGRRQSDTFEIRVRATKV